A stretch of Choristoneura fumiferana chromosome 29, NRCan_CFum_1, whole genome shotgun sequence DNA encodes these proteins:
- the LOC141444290 gene encoding homeobox protein SIX6-like isoform X1, with protein MAFDNYLTPQRKKYRDCYEPKLPYVREFKELVERFKNNPEEETFDDRMRSNYNEETRNFNEKFDENNSNMNILRLTEQTFENGVNNERVAQSYFAENENTRRCLNFNFEQVQCVCEALQQKGDIEKLSEFLWSLPPSELLCKSETVLRARALVAYHTCVFQEVYAILEANSFSPKHHNALQTLWFKAHYKEAEKVRGRELGAVDKYRLRKKYPLPKTIWDGEETVYCFKEKSRNALKDCYYRNRYPTPDEKRALARKTGLTLTQVSNWFKNRRQRDRTPQQINRPGEMLVPAQYAGSQSGLSSGLLPNGYYHQLQEPSHYLSNAP; from the exons ATGGCCTTCGACAACTACCTAACACCGCAACGTAAGAAATATCGCGATTGCTACGAACCAAAGCTTCCCTACGTGCGCGAATTTAAAGAACTAGTAGAACGCTTCAAGAACAATCCAGAAGAAGAAACATTCGACGATCGCATGCGTTCCAACTACAACGAGGAGACGAGAAACTTCAACGAAAAATTCGACGAGAATAATTCAAATATGAATATACTGAGGCTAACCGAACAGACATTTGAAAATGGCGTTAACAACGAGAGGGTAGCTCAATCATATTTTGCTGAAAATGAGAATACGCGCAGGTGtttaaactttaattttgaGCAAGTTCAGTGTGTCTGTGAGGCGTTACAGCAGAAGGGTGATATAGAGAAATTGTCGGAGTTTCTATGGAGCTTGCCGCCGAGCGAGCTGCTTTGTAAAAGCGAAACTGTACTCAG gGCACGAGCACTAGTAGCGTACCACACATGCGTGTTTCAAGAGGTGTACGCTATATTGGAAGCCAACAGCTTCTCGCCAAAACACCACAATGCGCTTCAGACTCTGTGGTTCAAGGCACACTATAAGGAGGCCGAGAAGGTGCGGGGACGGGAATTAG GCGCTGTGGACAAGTACCGTTTAAGGAAGAAGTACCCTCTGCCGAAGACCATCTGGGATGGAGAGGAGACAGTCTACTGCTTCAAGGAGAAGAGCAGGAATGCCCTCAAGGACTGCTATTACAGGAACCG GTATCCTACCCCGGACGAGAAGCGAGCACTGGCCCGGAAGACCGGGCTCACCCTCACGCAGGTGTCCAACTGGTTCAAAAACAGGAGGCAGCGCGACAGAACCCCGCAGCAGATCAATCGGCC AGGAGAGATGTTGGTCCCAGCCCAGTATGCAGGCTCTCAAAGTGGCTTATCCTCCGGTTTGCTGCCAAATGGCTACTATCATCAGCTGCAGGAACCTTCGCACTATTTGAGTAACGCGCCGTAA
- the Atg6 gene encoding beclin-1-like Atg6, with protein sequence MSDSKSFVNFSCQRCLQPLKLDESLNNLGEHTIADLTLQIRRNNETDLDMQSSSLEHYVPPFRMSESGNGANGFMVISDGWETTSVGHQLHVKATLFDCLSNNSDVDHPLCDECTDTLLELMDNQLSITEAEWKDYSDYLKKLEDDKEDLNLEGLEKELEDWKQEQNRLLKDLSALQKEEKAMQDEIDIQEKEKERLEIEQDIYYREYSRYRKELNITEDQMKFYECQLAYSQHQLEKLKKNNVFKASFHITDSGQFGIINNFRLGRLPNAPVDWSEINAAWGQTVLLLSSLARKINFCFQRYRLVPYGNHSYIEVLEDQKMLPLYGSGGFRFLWDTKFDAAMVAFLDCLHQFREQVVKGDTQFFLPYRIDKGKIEDTASPPHSYSIKIQFNSEEHWTQALKYMLTNLKWALTWISSQFSEDKIEDQ encoded by the coding sequence ATGAGTGATTCGAAATCCTTCGTCAATTTCTCGTGTCAGCGATGCTTGCAGCCTCTGAAGCTAGACGAGTCCCTGAATAACCTGGGAGAACATACTATAGCCGATTTAACGCTACAAATTCGGCGTAATAATGAAACGGACTTGGATATGCAATCATCGAGTTTGGAGCACTACGTGCCTCCATTTCGCATGTCAGAGTCAGGTAATGGAGCAAACGGGTTCATGGTGATCTCGGACGGGTGGGAAACTACTTCTGTAGGCCATCAGTTGCATGTCAAAGCCACATTATTCGACTGTTTGTCAAACAATTCTGATGTAGACCATCCTTTGTGTGATGAGTGTACAGATACACTCTTAGAGCTCATGGATAACCAGTTAAGTATTACTGAAGCTGAGTGGAAAGACTACAGCGACTATTTGAAGAAACTTGAAGATGATAAAGAAGATTTAAACCTAGAAGGGCTTGAAAAAGAGTTGGAAGATTGGAAACAAGAGCAAAACCGTCTTTTGAAAGACTTGTCTGCTCTTCAGAAAGAAGAGAAAGCAATGCAAGATGAGATAGATATTCAAGAGAAAGAGAAGGAGAGGCTCGAGATTGAACAGGACATTTACTATAGAGAATATTCAAGATACCGTAAAGAGTTGAATATAACTGAAGATCAAATGAAGTTTTATGAATGTCAACTCGCATATAGTCAGCACCAGCTAGAAAAGCTAAAAAAGAACAATGTTTTCAAGGCATCCTTCCATATTACGGATTCAGGCCAATTTGGCATCATTAATAACTTCAGATTAGGAAGGCTGCCAAACGCACCGGTTGATTGGTCAGAAATCAATGCAGCTTGGGGTCAAACAGTGTTACTGCTCTCTTCATTGGCTAGAAAGATCAACTTCTGCTTCCAGCGCTACCGATTGGTGCCATACGGGAACCATTCCTACATAGAAGTGTTAGAAGACCAGAAAATGTTGCCGTTGTATGGTTCTGGTGGTTTCCGCTTTTTATGGGACACAAAGTTCGATGCGGCCATGGTTGCATTTCTAGACTGCCTGCATCAGTTCCGGGAGCAAGTTGTCAAGGGTGACACGCAGTTCTTTTTGCCATACAGAATAGACAAAGGGAAAATAGAGGATACAGCATCACCCCCTCACTCATATTCTATTAAAATCCAGTTTAATTCGGAAGAGCATTGGACACAAGCTCTCAAGTATATGTTGACGAACCTCAAGTGGGCATTGACTTGGATATCGTCACAGTTCAGCGAAGATAAAATTGAAGACCAGTAG